In Archangium violaceum, the following are encoded in one genomic region:
- a CDS encoding Uma2 family endonuclease, translated as MGGGQKRKATYADLEAVPPHLVAELVDGELHVSPRPALPHARAAGRLNSQLDGPFDQGHGGPGGWLLLFEPELHLGEDVLVPDLAGWRRERMPEMPQVVGVTLAPDWVCEVLSPSTAVLDREKKTRVYAREGVRHLWLVDPLRRELEVYGLEEGRWRRLGTHAGQEQVHAEPFTPLRLELGLLWAR; from the coding sequence ATGGGCGGAGGGCAGAAGCGCAAGGCGACCTATGCGGACCTGGAGGCAGTGCCGCCCCACCTCGTGGCGGAGCTGGTGGACGGCGAGCTGCACGTGAGTCCCCGGCCCGCCTTGCCGCACGCACGCGCGGCGGGGAGGCTGAACTCCCAGCTCGATGGTCCGTTCGATCAGGGGCACGGTGGCCCGGGAGGCTGGCTGCTCTTGTTCGAGCCCGAGCTGCACCTGGGCGAGGACGTGCTGGTGCCGGACCTGGCCGGCTGGCGGCGCGAGCGCATGCCGGAGATGCCCCAGGTGGTGGGCGTCACCCTGGCGCCGGACTGGGTGTGCGAGGTGCTCTCCCCATCCACGGCGGTGCTGGACCGGGAGAAGAAGACGCGGGTCTACGCCCGGGAGGGCGTGCGCCACCTGTGGCTGGTGGACCCGCTGCGGCGGGAGCTGGAGGTGTACGGGCTGGAGGAAGGCCGCTGGAGGCGGCTGGGCACGCACGCGGGACAGGAGCAGGTGCACGCCGAGCCCTTCACGCCCCTGCGCCTGGAGCTGGGCCTGCTCTGGGCGCGCTGA
- a CDS encoding sulfite exporter TauE/SafE family protein → MTFVQGFVLLLASFGAGALKAVAGGGTFLIFPALMFTGVDPIRANATSTVALWPGDVASALAYRREMQGLGRLTALLSVASLLGAAIGAILLLNSSRATFGALVPIMLLAATLLFNFGSPLLARLRGVSEADAPPLPLGLSLVLQFLVSIYGGYFGAGLGILMLSLFSLMGLKNIHQANALKSVLGVILNGLVTAIFVGADAIAWEHGVLVTMGTTSGSFLGAVLAQRVEPARVRSFVGATAWAMTGYYFWRGA, encoded by the coding sequence ATGACATTCGTCCAGGGTTTCGTCCTGCTGCTGGCCTCGTTCGGGGCGGGAGCATTGAAGGCAGTGGCGGGGGGCGGGACGTTCTTGATCTTCCCCGCGTTGATGTTCACCGGGGTGGACCCCATCCGCGCCAATGCCACCAGCACCGTCGCCCTGTGGCCGGGTGACGTCGCCAGCGCGCTCGCCTACCGCCGCGAGATGCAAGGACTGGGACGGCTCACCGCGTTATTGAGTGTGGCGAGCCTGCTCGGCGCCGCCATTGGCGCCATCCTGCTGCTCAACAGCTCGCGCGCCACCTTCGGCGCGCTCGTCCCCATCATGCTCCTGGCGGCCACCCTGCTCTTCAATTTCGGGAGTCCGTTGCTCGCCAGGCTCCGCGGAGTGTCAGAGGCCGATGCTCCTCCGCTCCCCCTGGGCCTCTCCCTGGTGTTGCAGTTCCTCGTCTCCATCTATGGAGGCTATTTCGGCGCGGGACTCGGCATCCTGATGCTCTCCCTCTTCTCCCTCATGGGGTTGAAGAACATCCACCAGGCCAATGCGCTCAAGTCCGTGCTGGGCGTCATCCTCAATGGGCTCGTCACCGCCATCTTCGTGGGCGCCGATGCCATCGCCTGGGAGCACGGCGTGCTCGTGACGATGGGCACCACCTCCGGCAGCTTCCTCGGCGCCGTCCTGGCCCAGCGCGTCGAGCCCGCGCGCGTCCGCTCCTTCGTGGGCGCCACCGCCTGGGCCATGACGGGTTATTACTTCTGGCGCGGTGCCTGA
- a CDS encoding serine/threonine protein kinase, translating to MRRPLHPNQLRAGDCVRDFRIVRRLGVGGFAFVFLVERAGQHYTLKMAAQPASEADEDRVDAWMRREVLSLECLAHPHLLPVLEWGRWPVPETGYAWFVTPYVAGSTFHAWRWREQASLHRSVGVLCGVLETLESLHERGVCHRDIKADNLLVRNGDDRPFLIDFGAVHLPWARALTEGLAPGTLHCQPPEAIAFLVSEAARQGSRLEALPAADLYAFGVLLYETLTNCHPFNPRLPLEQLLVAIASSPPPEPQRLAPEAPVSLCALALRLLSKEPGQRPPSARAVREELERLREQEGHTAPWQAPARLPTESARGPEPFPDMDMQEETPEPESSPSDATHLLARVWRALRWPVRVVALVFVLGWLGIGWTLLRAPAPPAPSVKGTQPVPSAPLPESSSSPAQPSARLCALLTHLLGATVAPLVGCATVPSRPDPIAYLASCSPEARATPVKLGFAPQENASFLETGTPASDDSIEEGGSINVKPGPVTATMLAEVKGQEMRVMISGQATALPHRLYMQFDQLLLPDGTALPICGVAVDGLHQYGIPTYAKLPMRGARVDPAKVDKSPGSVVLNDPRFETVLQGPEGYPLPRVGWAPPDWR from the coding sequence GTGAGGCGTCCACTGCACCCGAACCAGCTCCGCGCCGGGGATTGCGTGCGGGACTTCCGCATCGTCCGCCGACTGGGAGTGGGAGGCTTCGCCTTCGTGTTCCTCGTGGAGCGAGCGGGTCAGCACTACACCCTGAAAATGGCTGCTCAGCCTGCCTCGGAGGCGGATGAGGACCGGGTGGATGCCTGGATGCGCCGCGAGGTGCTCTCGCTGGAGTGCCTGGCGCACCCGCACCTGCTGCCGGTGCTCGAGTGGGGGCGGTGGCCCGTACCGGAGACGGGCTACGCGTGGTTCGTCACTCCCTACGTCGCCGGGAGCACTTTTCACGCGTGGCGCTGGCGTGAACAGGCCTCGCTGCACAGGTCGGTGGGTGTTCTGTGCGGTGTGCTGGAGACGCTGGAGTCCCTGCACGAGCGCGGCGTGTGCCACCGGGACATCAAGGCGGACAACCTGCTGGTGCGGAACGGAGACGACCGGCCATTCCTCATCGACTTCGGTGCGGTGCATCTGCCCTGGGCCCGCGCGCTGACGGAGGGGCTCGCGCCCGGCACGCTCCATTGTCAGCCACCCGAGGCCATCGCCTTCCTGGTCTCCGAGGCCGCACGTCAGGGTTCGCGTCTGGAGGCCCTGCCCGCCGCCGACCTGTATGCCTTTGGTGTGTTGCTCTACGAGACCCTCACCAACTGCCACCCCTTCAACCCCCGGTTGCCGCTGGAGCAGTTGTTGGTCGCCATCGCGTCCTCGCCTCCCCCCGAGCCCCAACGACTTGCTCCCGAGGCACCTGTCTCGCTTTGCGCCCTGGCCTTGCGGTTGTTGTCGAAGGAACCCGGACAGCGCCCTCCGAGCGCTCGGGCCGTGCGCGAGGAACTGGAACGGCTTCGCGAGCAGGAGGGACACACCGCGCCCTGGCAGGCTCCAGCCCGGCTTCCCACTGAGTCCGCGCGGGGGCCGGAGCCTTTTCCAGACATGGACATGCAGGAGGAGACACCGGAGCCGGAGTCATCGCCTTCCGATGCAACTCATCTCCTCGCGCGTGTCTGGAGGGCGCTCCGGTGGCCCGTGCGCGTCGTGGCGTTGGTCTTCGTCCTGGGATGGCTCGGCATAGGGTGGACGCTTCTCCGCGCGCCGGCTCCTCCGGCGCCTTCCGTGAAAGGAACGCAGCCCGTGCCCTCCGCTCCCCTTCCCGAGTCCTCCTCTTCCCCGGCGCAGCCATCCGCTCGCCTGTGCGCGCTGCTCACCCATCTGCTGGGCGCGACCGTCGCGCCACTCGTGGGGTGTGCCACCGTTCCCTCTCGGCCCGACCCCATCGCCTACCTCGCGAGCTGCTCCCCCGAGGCCCGCGCCACCCCCGTCAAGCTGGGCTTCGCTCCCCAGGAGAATGCCTCCTTCCTGGAGACCGGAACTCCGGCCTCGGACGATTCCATCGAGGAGGGCGGCTCCATCAACGTCAAACCGGGTCCCGTCACCGCCACCATGCTCGCCGAGGTGAAGGGGCAGGAAATGCGCGTGATGATCTCCGGCCAGGCGACGGCACTGCCCCATCGCCTCTACATGCAGTTCGACCAGCTCCTCCTGCCGGATGGCACCGCGCTGCCCATCTGCGGCGTGGCCGTGGATGGTCTGCACCAGTACGGCATCCCGACGTACGCGAAGTTGCCCATGCGTGGCGCCCGGGTGGACCCGGCCAAGGTGGACAAGAGTCCCGGTAGCGTGGTGCTCAACGACCCGCGCTTCGAGACCGTGCTGCAGGGCCCCGAGGGCTATCCGCTCCCCCGCGTCGGCTGGGCCCCGCCGGACTGGCGGTGA
- a CDS encoding HIT family protein, producing the protein MSSSSFSQVPRERWVASNRLAFAIRDANPVSPGHTLVIPHRLVATWFEASLEEQHALLALVDEVRRALDASHRPDGYNVGFNVGEAAGQTVFHLHVHVIPRYRGDMEDPRGGVRHVIPSKGNYLLPR; encoded by the coding sequence ATGTCGTCCTCCTCTTTCTCGCAGGTCCCCCGGGAACGGTGGGTCGCCTCCAACCGGCTGGCCTTCGCCATCCGGGACGCCAACCCGGTGAGCCCGGGGCATACCCTGGTGATTCCCCACCGGCTGGTGGCCACCTGGTTCGAGGCCTCGCTGGAGGAGCAGCACGCCCTCCTCGCGCTGGTGGACGAGGTGCGGCGCGCGCTGGACGCGAGCCACCGGCCGGATGGGTACAACGTGGGCTTCAACGTGGGAGAGGCCGCGGGACAGACGGTGTTCCACCTGCACGTGCACGTCATCCCGCGCTACCGCGGAGACATGGAGGACCCGCGCGGCGGCGTGCGCCATGTCATCCCCAGCAAGGGGAACTACCTGCTGCCCAGGTAG
- a CDS encoding IscS subfamily cysteine desulfurase: MKLPIYMDNHATTPVDPRVLEAMLPYLKEEFGNAASRNHSHGRKAEAAVERARAQVAELIGAEKREIIFTSGATESDNLAIKGVVEAYKARGDHLITLKTEHKAVLEACKRLERTRAEHIEGLKRLRLSEVSGQEVTPENQAALAARHDFERDEVFQRWLRMPMPGARVTYLEVEKDGRVDLKRLEAAMTDKTLLVSVMLANNEIGTIQPVNAIGELCRRKGILFHCDAVQGLGRVPFDVEEAKVDLVSLSSHKMYGPKGVGALYVRSNPRVRLTPMIEGGDQEKGVRSGTLNVPAIVGFGKAAQLALEELEQESTHVLRLRERLRQGLFSHLELLTLNGSLEHRLPGNINVSFAFVEGEALMMALKDVALSSGSACSTAALEPSYVLKACGVEDDLAHSSIRFGLGRFNTEEEVDHVSRLVVESVQKLRAMSPRYQAVSRSQVSAVG; this comes from the coding sequence GTGAAACTCCCCATCTACATGGACAACCATGCCACCACGCCCGTGGACCCGCGGGTGCTGGAGGCGATGCTGCCGTATCTGAAGGAAGAGTTCGGAAATGCCGCGTCGCGCAATCACTCCCATGGCCGCAAGGCGGAGGCGGCCGTCGAGAGGGCGCGCGCACAGGTGGCGGAGCTGATTGGCGCGGAGAAGCGGGAGATCATCTTCACCTCCGGCGCCACCGAGTCCGACAACCTCGCCATCAAGGGCGTGGTGGAGGCCTACAAGGCAAGGGGAGATCATCTCATTACCTTGAAAACCGAGCACAAGGCGGTGCTCGAGGCCTGCAAGCGTCTGGAGCGGACGCGAGCCGAGCACATCGAGGGGTTGAAGAGGCTTCGGCTGTCGGAGGTCAGCGGACAGGAAGTCACCCCGGAAAACCAAGCCGCGCTGGCCGCCCGACACGACTTCGAGCGGGACGAGGTCTTCCAGCGCTGGCTACGGATGCCGATGCCGGGCGCGCGGGTGACCTATCTGGAGGTGGAGAAGGATGGGCGGGTGGACCTGAAGCGGCTCGAGGCGGCCATGACGGACAAGACGCTGCTGGTCAGCGTCATGCTCGCCAACAATGAGATTGGGACGATCCAGCCGGTCAACGCCATCGGGGAGCTTTGTCGACGCAAGGGCATCCTCTTCCACTGTGACGCGGTGCAGGGATTGGGGCGGGTGCCCTTCGACGTGGAGGAGGCGAAGGTGGACCTGGTGTCGCTCTCCTCGCACAAGATGTATGGCCCCAAGGGAGTGGGGGCGCTGTACGTGCGGAGCAATCCCCGGGTGCGGCTCACGCCGATGATCGAAGGCGGGGACCAGGAGAAGGGGGTGCGCTCCGGCACGCTGAACGTCCCGGCCATCGTGGGATTCGGGAAGGCGGCGCAGCTGGCCCTGGAGGAGCTCGAGCAGGAGTCCACCCACGTGCTCCGGCTCCGGGAGCGGCTGCGCCAGGGCCTGTTCTCGCACTTGGAGCTGCTCACGTTGAACGGGTCGCTCGAGCACCGGCTGCCGGGCAACATCAACGTCTCGTTCGCCTTCGTGGAGGGCGAGGCGTTGATGATGGCGCTCAAGGACGTGGCCCTCTCCTCGGGCTCGGCCTGCTCCACGGCGGCGCTGGAGCCCTCGTACGTGTTGAAGGCGTGCGGCGTGGAGGATGACCTGGCGCACTCGTCCATCCGCTTCGGACTGGGCCGCTTCAACACCGAGGAGGAGGTGGACCACGTGAGCAGGCTGGTGGTGGAGTCCGTCCAGAAGCTGCGCGCGATGAGCCCCCGGTACCAGGCGGTGAGCCGGAGCCAGGTCTCCGCGGTGGGGTGA
- a CDS encoding tetratricopeptide repeat protein: MSLPRLRTPHALVLGLLLVGGPSRPALAADDDFERYVAAARRLYDNLSYERALDQIQRARRISKGVEQDVTLGLYEGIILADLGRWEEARESFLTALLLQPDASLPVRVSPKVEKEFEAQRVRARQELARLQSPPVTPGPAPSSSAKPGTAQSNAAKPGTASGPAKSGTASAPAPSASAKTPPPVVSSDRPEQPPPSRLSPSEPSPAVTPSVVETAPRRAPVVPLALLGAGVVAGGLGAYFGVSANGQLADARVAPLREDALAKFNDAHGSARTANILFGTAGLAVASAVVTWFLLPGDVSSPASSSGETTR; this comes from the coding sequence ATGTCCCTGCCTCGCCTCCGAACGCCCCACGCGCTCGTCCTCGGGCTGCTCCTCGTGGGCGGCCCCTCGCGCCCGGCCCTCGCGGCCGACGATGACTTCGAGCGCTACGTCGCCGCCGCCCGGCGCCTCTACGACAATCTCTCCTATGAGCGCGCGCTCGATCAGATCCAGCGCGCCCGCCGCATCTCCAAGGGCGTCGAGCAGGACGTCACCCTCGGCCTCTATGAGGGCATCATCCTCGCCGACCTCGGCCGCTGGGAGGAGGCGCGCGAGTCCTTCCTCACCGCCCTCCTCCTTCAGCCCGACGCCTCCCTCCCCGTCCGCGTCTCGCCCAAGGTGGAGAAGGAGTTCGAGGCCCAGCGCGTCCGCGCTCGCCAGGAGCTCGCCCGGCTTCAGTCTCCTCCCGTGACGCCCGGACCCGCGCCGTCCAGCTCCGCGAAGCCCGGCACTGCTCAGTCCAACGCGGCGAAGCCCGGCACTGCGTCCGGCCCCGCGAAGTCTGGCACTGCGTCCGCCCCCGCTCCGTCCGCCTCCGCGAAGACTCCGCCTCCGGTGGTTTCCTCGGATCGTCCCGAGCAGCCTCCTCCCAGCCGTCTCTCCCCCTCCGAGCCCTCCCCCGCCGTGACTCCCTCCGTGGTGGAGACCGCGCCGCGCCGCGCTCCCGTGGTGCCGCTCGCGCTGCTCGGCGCGGGCGTGGTGGCCGGCGGCCTGGGCGCCTACTTCGGCGTGAGCGCCAACGGCCAGCTCGCCGATGCGCGCGTGGCCCCCCTTCGCGAGGACGCGCTCGCCAAGTTCAATGACGCCCACGGCAGTGCCCGCACCGCCAACATCCTGTTCGGCACCGCGGGCCTCGCCGTCGCCAGCGCCGTGGTGACGTGGTTCCTCCTGCCGGGTGACGTGTCCTCGCCCGCTTCCTCCTCCGGGGAGACGACCCGATGA
- a CDS encoding NAD(P)H-dependent glycerol-3-phosphate dehydrogenase yields MRVCVLGSGPFGTSLANVLAVHCDQVWLWGRNEQVVSSVNSRHENGVYLAGIPLSPRIRATLSMEEALEGARLVVSAVPSHVTREVMRAALPHLPSGVPILTVSKALENGTLFTMTQLLEDCLPKAFHPFIALLSGPSFAQELAQRRPTTVTIAARDEQVARDCQRLFQTETLRTYTTTDVIGVEIGGALKNVIALAVGMTEGLGFGFNTRASLITWGLQEISRLAVHLGADPRTLSGLSGMGDLVLTCTGELSRSWQVGFELARDRALEDILRSIKKPSIEGVKTALSAHALSQRTGVELPICHQVYLVTHQGKRARDAMTEVVERQFRQAA; encoded by the coding sequence ATGCGTGTCTGCGTTCTCGGCTCCGGCCCCTTCGGCACCTCCCTGGCCAATGTGTTGGCCGTGCATTGCGACCAGGTCTGGCTCTGGGGCCGCAACGAGCAGGTGGTCTCCAGCGTCAACTCGCGGCACGAGAATGGCGTCTACCTGGCTGGTATTCCGCTCTCACCGAGAATCCGCGCCACGTTGTCCATGGAGGAGGCGCTGGAGGGGGCGCGGCTCGTGGTGTCCGCCGTCCCCTCGCACGTCACCCGCGAGGTGATGCGCGCCGCCCTCCCCCATCTGCCGTCCGGCGTTCCCATCCTCACCGTGTCCAAGGCACTCGAGAATGGGACGCTCTTCACGATGACGCAGCTGTTGGAGGACTGTCTCCCCAAGGCCTTCCACCCCTTCATCGCCCTGCTGTCCGGCCCCTCCTTCGCCCAGGAGCTGGCCCAGCGGCGGCCCACCACGGTGACCATCGCCGCCCGCGACGAGCAGGTGGCGCGCGACTGCCAACGGCTGTTCCAGACCGAGACGCTCCGCACCTACACCACCACGGATGTCATCGGGGTCGAGATTGGCGGGGCGTTGAAGAACGTCATCGCCCTGGCCGTGGGGATGACCGAGGGGCTGGGCTTCGGTTTCAACACGCGGGCCTCCCTCATCACCTGGGGGCTGCAGGAGATTTCCCGGCTGGCCGTGCACCTGGGCGCGGACCCGCGCACCCTCAGCGGACTGTCCGGCATGGGGGACCTGGTGCTCACCTGCACCGGCGAGCTGTCCCGGAGCTGGCAGGTGGGCTTCGAGCTGGCCCGGGACCGCGCCCTGGAGGACATCCTCCGCTCCATCAAGAAGCCCTCCATCGAGGGCGTGAAGACGGCCCTGAGCGCGCATGCGCTCTCGCAGCGCACCGGGGTGGAGCTTCCCATCTGCCACCAGGTGTACCTCGTCACCCACCAGGGCAAGCGCGCTCGTGACGCGATGACGGAGGTCGTCGAGCGGCAGTTCCGGCAAGCCGCGTAA
- a CDS encoding Uma2 family endonuclease codes for MPQEASPETGAADAGGGGEKRKATYADLETVPFDHVAELVEGELYVSPHPGAAHMVTATELFGELGGPFSKGRGGPGGWRLMFEPELHLGEDVLVPDLGGWLRERMPQPQGGETLRLAPDWLCEVRTATSRALSWETKLRLYARAGVRHVWRADPETRTLEVLRLEGTDYQLLASHQGESRVHAEPFEAHELDLGLIWDE; via the coding sequence GTGCCCCAGGAGGCGAGCCCGGAGACCGGGGCAGCGGACGCGGGCGGCGGTGGCGAGAAGCGCAAGGCGACGTACGCGGACCTGGAGACGGTGCCTTTTGACCACGTGGCGGAGCTGGTGGAGGGCGAGCTGTACGTGAGTCCGCACCCGGGCGCCGCGCACATGGTGACGGCGACGGAGCTGTTCGGAGAGCTGGGAGGCCCGTTCAGCAAGGGCCGGGGAGGGCCGGGAGGGTGGAGGCTGATGTTCGAGCCGGAGCTGCACCTGGGGGAGGACGTGCTGGTACCGGACCTGGGGGGCTGGCTGCGCGAGCGCATGCCGCAGCCACAGGGAGGGGAGACGCTGCGGCTCGCGCCGGACTGGCTGTGCGAGGTGCGCACGGCCACGTCGCGGGCGTTGAGCTGGGAGACGAAGCTGCGGCTCTACGCACGCGCGGGGGTACGGCACGTCTGGCGGGCGGACCCGGAGACGCGCACGTTGGAGGTGCTACGCCTGGAGGGGACGGACTACCAGCTGCTCGCCAGCCACCAGGGCGAGAGCCGGGTGCACGCCGAGCCCTTCGAGGCCCACGAGCTGGACCTGGGCCTCATCTGGGACGAGTGA
- a CDS encoding DUF2381 family protein, with amino-acid sequence MRFGSWLLLLCLLSSLPAAAREGLGAPVLRRRTLVLSSRPGDVPPLLLHVAPGLATLVQLAAPLNRGTPRLPEGETRMELLPVGEDSWVLVPTSPLAEGEQVLLSLEGASGSEPLRFLLVSRRGEVDARVRVVPAPDSASDGDAAEALALQLLDAPEARPTLALPQEVMDLHPGRSRAQVDSVLWMGRRLFATVSVRGSGKGSRPWRLVQVRLRTVLADDSSWEWSARLVSGRVGVGRQFHVFTSLLPEEASRLELSLDGEDASGEFQPLPGSAGPVPP; translated from the coding sequence GTGCGCTTCGGGTCCTGGCTCCTCCTCCTGTGCCTCCTGTCTTCCCTTCCGGCCGCCGCACGCGAGGGGCTCGGTGCGCCCGTGCTCCGCAGGCGCACGCTCGTGCTCTCCTCCCGTCCCGGTGACGTCCCTCCCCTGCTTCTGCACGTGGCCCCGGGTCTGGCCACGCTCGTCCAGCTCGCGGCGCCGTTGAACCGTGGCACCCCGCGCCTCCCGGAGGGCGAGACGCGCATGGAGCTCCTCCCCGTGGGCGAGGACTCGTGGGTGCTCGTGCCCACCTCTCCCCTCGCCGAGGGCGAGCAGGTGCTCCTCTCCTTGGAGGGTGCATCCGGCTCCGAGCCTCTGCGCTTCCTTCTCGTCTCCCGGCGTGGCGAGGTGGATGCGCGGGTGCGCGTGGTGCCCGCCCCGGACTCCGCATCAGATGGGGACGCCGCGGAGGCCCTGGCGCTCCAACTCCTGGACGCGCCGGAGGCTCGCCCCACGCTCGCGTTGCCCCAGGAGGTGATGGACCTCCATCCGGGGCGCTCGCGTGCTCAGGTCGATTCCGTGCTCTGGATGGGCCGGCGCCTCTTCGCCACCGTGTCCGTGAGGGGCAGCGGAAAAGGTTCCCGACCCTGGCGGTTGGTACAGGTCCGGCTGCGGACGGTGCTCGCGGATGACTCCTCATGGGAGTGGTCCGCTCGTCTCGTTTCTGGACGGGTGGGCGTGGGTCGCCAGTTCCACGTGTTCACCAGCCTCCTTCCAGAGGAGGCCTCGCGCCTGGAGCTGTCATTGGATGGAGAGGACGCCTCGGGTGAGTTCCAGCCACTCCCTGGGAGCGCGGGGCCGGTGCCCCCGTGA